The Desulfuromonas versatilis genome has a segment encoding these proteins:
- a CDS encoding chorismate mutase: MDINQIREEIDRLDEELLRIFNQRASLALQIGEIKKELGIPVYDPGREKRIFDKMRSANPGPLEDSAIVRLFERVIDESRRLERIRTKGI; encoded by the coding sequence TTGGATATCAACCAGATCCGCGAGGAAATCGACCGTCTGGACGAAGAGCTGCTCAGAATCTTCAACCAGCGGGCCTCCCTGGCCCTGCAGATCGGCGAGATCAAGAAGGAACTCGGGATTCCGGTTTACGATCCCGGGCGGGAAAAACGGATATTCGATAAAATGCGCTCCGCCAACCCCGGCCCCCTGGAAGACAGCGCCATCGTCCGCCTGTTCGAGCGGGTGATCGACGAATCGCGACGCCTCGAACGCATCCGGACGAAAGGAATCTGA
- the pyrE gene encoding orotate phosphoribosyltransferase has protein sequence MTQAERDELMQIIRELSYEQREVTLASGRKSNFYFDGKQTTLHAKGGLLVGKAFYQEVKQFPGPIHGVGGLTLGADPIATATSIAAQLAGDEMAAFIIRKEPKGHGTGQWLEGRKNLPKGSRVVIVEDVTTTGGSSMKAVERAREEGLEVVGIVTLVDREEGARDNIEKEGVALRAVFTRTQVVG, from the coding sequence ATGACCCAGGCGGAGAGAGACGAACTGATGCAGATCATCCGGGAGCTCAGCTACGAGCAGCGCGAGGTGACGCTGGCTTCCGGGCGCAAGAGCAACTTCTATTTCGACGGCAAGCAGACCACCCTGCACGCCAAGGGCGGGCTGCTGGTGGGCAAGGCCTTCTACCAGGAGGTCAAGCAGTTTCCCGGACCCATTCACGGGGTGGGCGGGCTGACCCTTGGGGCTGATCCCATCGCCACCGCCACCTCCATCGCCGCCCAGCTGGCCGGCGACGAGATGGCCGCCTTCATTATCCGCAAGGAGCCCAAGGGGCACGGCACCGGCCAGTGGCTCGAGGGGCGCAAGAACCTGCCCAAGGGCTCGCGGGTGGTCATCGTCGAGGATGTGACCACCACCGGCGGCTCGTCCATGAAAGCCGTCGAGCGCGCCCGCGAGGAAGGACTCGAAGTGGTCGGCATCGTCACCCTGGTCGACCGCGAAGAGGGCGCCCGCGACAACATCGAGAAGGAAGGGGTCGCCCTGCGCGCCGTCTTTACCCGCACTCAGGTTGTCGGGTAG
- the purF gene encoding amidophosphoribosyltransferase gives MFDKLHEECGVFGIYGHPEAANLSYLGLYALQHRGQESCGIVASDGTKLRAHKGMGLVADVFKHDSVFANLPGSSAIGHVRYSTAGGNDFKNCQPIMVDYARGSIAVAHNGNLVNAQELRNELEHQGSIFSTIADTEVIIHLLARAQCDALPDRITEALTRVKGAYSLVFLTETRMVAVRDPNGFRPLALGKLDGAYVVASETCAFDLIEAEFIREIEPGEMILVDKHGLKSFFPFPKSVAAPCIFEHIYFARPDSILFGKQVYGVRKEFGRQLAREHAVEADLVLPIPDSGVPAAIGYAEESGIPFQLGLIRNHYVGRTFIEPQQSIRHFGVKIKLNPVRDLIEGKRVVVIDDSIVRGTTARKIIKMIRNAGAKEIHVRISSPPTSFPCYYGIDTPTRKELISSSHTIEEINRYITSDSLGYLSREGMRAAAGAPEGSGKSFCDACFSGYYPVKFPRLKSDSQLGLF, from the coding sequence ATGTTTGACAAATTGCACGAAGAATGCGGCGTGTTCGGCATCTACGGCCATCCCGAAGCGGCCAACCTGTCCTATCTCGGACTTTATGCCCTTCAGCATCGCGGCCAGGAGAGCTGCGGAATCGTCGCCTCGGACGGCACCAAGCTGCGCGCCCACAAGGGCATGGGGCTGGTCGCCGACGTGTTCAAGCACGATTCGGTTTTCGCCAATCTTCCCGGCTCCAGCGCCATCGGCCATGTGCGCTACTCAACGGCCGGAGGGAACGATTTCAAGAACTGCCAGCCGATCATGGTCGACTACGCCCGCGGCAGCATCGCCGTGGCGCACAACGGCAACCTGGTCAACGCCCAGGAACTGCGCAACGAACTGGAGCACCAGGGGTCGATCTTTTCCACCATCGCCGACACCGAGGTCATCATCCACCTGCTGGCCCGGGCCCAGTGCGATGCACTCCCCGATCGCATCACCGAGGCCCTGACCCGGGTCAAGGGGGCCTACAGCCTGGTGTTTCTCACCGAAACCCGGATGGTTGCGGTGCGCGATCCCAACGGTTTCCGGCCGCTGGCCCTGGGCAAGCTCGACGGCGCCTACGTGGTCGCCTCGGAGACCTGCGCCTTTGACCTGATCGAGGCCGAGTTCATCCGCGAAATCGAGCCCGGCGAGATGATCCTGGTCGACAAGCATGGGCTGAAGTCCTTCTTCCCCTTCCCCAAGAGCGTCGCGGCCCCCTGCATCTTCGAGCACATCTACTTCGCCCGCCCCGACAGCATCCTCTTCGGCAAGCAGGTTTACGGCGTGCGCAAGGAGTTTGGCCGGCAGCTGGCCCGCGAGCACGCGGTGGAGGCCGACCTGGTCCTGCCCATCCCCGATTCGGGGGTGCCGGCGGCCATCGGCTACGCCGAGGAATCGGGGATACCCTTCCAGCTCGGGCTGATCCGCAACCACTACGTGGGGCGCACCTTCATCGAGCCCCAGCAGTCGATCCGCCATTTCGGGGTCAAGATCAAGCTCAACCCGGTGCGGGACCTCATCGAGGGCAAGCGCGTGGTGGTCATCGACGACTCCATCGTGCGCGGCACCACCGCCCGCAAGATCATCAAGATGATCCGCAACGCCGGCGCCAAGGAGATCCACGTGCGCATCTCCAGCCCGCCGACCAGCTTCCCCTGCTATTACGGCATCGACACTCCGACCCGCAAGGAGCTGATCTCCTCCTCGCACACCATCGAGGAGATCAACCGCTACATCACCTCCGATTCCCTCGGCTACCTCTCCCGGGAGGGGATGCGGGCCGCCGCCGGCGCCCCCGAAGGGAGCGGCAAGAGCTTCTGCGACGCCTGTTTCAGCGGCTACTACCCGGTCAAATTCCCCCGGCTCAAGTCCGACAGTCAGCTGGGGTTGTTTTAA